Part of the Armatimonadota bacterium genome, CTACGCAGTGGCGGTGGCGGCGGGCCTGCCGCAGCCGTTCATGCACGCGGCCGGGCCGTGGCAAGCATCCACATGGGTCATGCGACTATACGCTCCTTTGCTGCTGTTCGCGGTAGTACAGATCGTGGCATGCGAGTTGTACAGCCGGCGGCAGTTCCGGCGCTTGCAGAGCCTGCTGATGGAGCAACCGGTGGAGAGTGGACGCGATGCCCCAGATTGACCGCCTGGTGCATGAACCGGTGCGCTTGCGCGTGCTGACCCTGTTGTCGGCGCTGAAGGAAGCGGAGTTCTCCTTCGTCCTGCGGGCGCTGGCGCTGACCAACGGCAACCTGTCGGTGCACATGCGGAAGTTGGAGGATGTGGGCTACGTCTCGATGACTAAGAGCTTCGTCGGCCGCATTCCCAAGACGATGTTCCGCATCACGAAGCAGGGCAGGCAGGCGTTGGACGACTACTGGAGGGCGCTGGACGACATACGCGCGGGGGATGCGTGAGGATTGGCGGCCGAATGTGGCCGATCTCCAAAGCCGCGGCCCCTTGGACTCCGCTCGGGCAGGCGAATGTGGCGGCCCACCATCCATCTATTCCCACACTCCGCGCGGGCGCAGAACCAGCTTGACCGGGTAGTTGCTGCCCGCCTGGGGCATGATGCGCACCCGCAGCTCGCGCCGCGCGCCGGCGGGCACCGGGAACTCGTACAGGCGCTGTGTTTCACCGTAGCGCAGCAGGCCGGTCTCGTAGATGCGGCCCGCGATCATCACCACCCCGCGCGCCAGTCCCCCACCCGGCATCAGCCCCAGCTCCACCTGCGCCGTGCTGACGGTCGGGTTCTCGACCTCGAACGTCACGTCGTAGAACACGCCGTAGTCGCCGTCGAGGATCTCCAGCCCGGTCGAGCTGATCGCCTGCCGGCTGCCGATGGTGGCGAATGCCCATTGCTGCCCGACGCGATAGGTCGCCGTGATGCGCTTGTGGGGCTCGCTGAACACCCAGCGCGAAACCCGCTCGGGCGGCGCGTCTATGGGCGCCACCAGGTCCGCGCTCGGCGGCCGCAGGCGGACGCGCAACCGCAGCTCGCCCTCATCGAGCACGCGTACCTCGGCCAGGCCGCTGACCACCTGCCCCGGCTTG contains:
- a CDS encoding transcriptional regulator, which produces MPQIDRLVHEPVRLRVLTLLSALKEAEFSFVLRALALTNGNLSVHMRKLEDVGYVSMTKSFVGRIPKTMFRITKQGRQALDDYWRALDDIRAGDA